In Fluviicola taffensis DSM 16823, the following are encoded in one genomic region:
- a CDS encoding DUF4270 family protein produces MMKLNNLHKNWRKAFILSACFVLALSILPSCKKTSSTLGTEALDVDALIAAGGVDNFQLLTSSVLLDTVRSDNQTFGTIGAYHDPKFGTVNASLYTRFSINGQLSLPAGATLTNIDSVVLSLNYGGYYGEFDPQTFEVYQLADIVQSDFAYRINSSIPTTGPNLVEPASATQKPSTVDSAFVGVGKRAPQLRLRLDTNFGTSFVNDIIAGNSAFSNSENFINSNYFKGLKINVANPSPAVGKGAVLYFKLGNADTKITIYFKLLGETTPREVSLVIDNKCADFNHVEVNNTGYPLANVLANPLNGQAEFYSQNFNAIPKIEFPSVSNLSAKTVINNALLYLPVAYQTGNIYSPNLTSLAVCYKDDEGKLRLITRTNSAGATSFVTGSYSNTQKGYVFDLREYIQDIVSLNKQNKGIYLLPNQLFYNCTADRIVFNGQSTAYKTKPKLVIKYTEFK; encoded by the coding sequence ATGATGAAATTAAATAATTTACATAAAAACTGGCGGAAAGCATTTATACTTTCCGCTTGTTTTGTATTAGCGCTTTCCATCTTGCCAAGTTGCAAGAAAACATCCTCTACATTAGGCACAGAAGCCTTGGATGTAGATGCCCTAATTGCTGCTGGTGGAGTTGATAATTTTCAATTATTAACCAGCTCAGTACTTCTAGATACTGTCCGATCTGACAATCAGACATTTGGAACAATCGGAGCATATCATGATCCAAAATTTGGAACAGTAAACGCATCGCTATACACACGATTTTCAATTAATGGTCAATTATCTCTCCCAGCAGGCGCCACATTGACCAATATTGATTCCGTTGTTCTAAGTCTGAACTATGGCGGTTACTACGGAGAGTTTGATCCGCAAACATTTGAAGTATATCAACTTGCTGATATCGTTCAATCAGATTTTGCATATCGAATAAATTCATCAATCCCAACAACTGGACCCAACTTAGTTGAACCTGCATCAGCAACCCAAAAACCAAGTACCGTTGATTCAGCCTTTGTTGGTGTTGGTAAACGAGCACCTCAACTGAGATTAAGGCTTGATACTAATTTTGGAACATCATTCGTAAATGATATCATTGCTGGAAACTCAGCATTTAGCAACAGTGAAAACTTCATCAATTCAAACTACTTTAAAGGTCTAAAAATAAATGTAGCAAACCCTAGCCCAGCAGTTGGAAAAGGAGCCGTATTGTATTTTAAACTTGGAAATGCTGATACAAAAATCACCATTTACTTTAAACTGCTTGGAGAAACGACTCCACGCGAAGTTAGTCTGGTAATCGACAATAAATGTGCTGACTTTAATCATGTTGAAGTAAACAATACTGGCTATCCATTAGCGAATGTTCTCGCAAATCCTTTGAATGGACAAGCAGAATTCTACTCCCAAAACTTCAATGCAATTCCTAAAATTGAATTCCCTTCAGTATCAAATCTATCTGCAAAAACAGTGATAAACAATGCGCTTCTCTATCTGCCAGTTGCTTATCAAACTGGAAATATATACTCTCCGAACTTGACTAGTCTTGCTGTTTGTTATAAGGATGATGAAGGTAAATTAAGGTTAATCACTCGCACTAATTCAGCGGGAGCAACAAGTTTTGTAACAGGAAGCTATAGTAATACTCAGAAGGGATATGTTTTTGATTTGAGGGAATACATTCAAGATATAGTGAGCCTCAACAAACAGAACAAGGGAATCTATCTTCTTCCGAACCAACTTTTTTATAATTGTACAGCAGATCGAATAGTTTTCAACGGTCAATCAACGGCATATAAAACCAAGCCTAAATTAGTTATTAAATACACTGAATTCAAATAA